One Serratia liquefaciens genomic window, TTATCTGAAAGAAAAAGGATTGGTTAAGGGATAGCGCTGATGCTCCCTCTCTCTCAATGGGAGAGAGGGAGAACAGGGCCCATTGACTATGGAGCCGGAGAGTTTCTTTGATTATTGCCGTAAAAAACCGCGTATTACTGACGCTGCTTGTTCTGTTGCTGCTGGCCGCATTTGGCCTGCCGTTCCTCAGCTATGCCCCCAACCGCCTGCTGTCGGGCAAGAGCATTTCCCTGATTTCCCTGCTGCACGGCCCGGCGCTGTGGCTATTGGCCCCTCTGTTGGTGCTGGCAGTGCTTAGCCTATTGGCCCCGCTCAGGCGCAATGCGTTTTTGACCGCGCTGGCCGGGTCGGCGTTGCTGGCGCTGATCTTCTGGTTGAGCGGTCATGCCGCCCAGCAGCTGGCGCAGGAAGGTTCCAAACTGGCGCGTACCTCCTGGGGCAGCGGTTGCTGGCTGATGCTGGCGCTGAGCCTGCTGATGGCTGCGGGTGCCATCACCCGCATTACGTCTTCGCATTTATGGCGCATGCTCGGCAACCTGCTGGTAATAGTGCCTGCGCTGGCGCTGCTGTTCGGTCATCAGTTGGATCAGCTTTCGCTGCTGAAAGAGTATTACAACCGGCAAGACGTGTTTGATGCCGCGCTGCTGCAGCACCTGACTATTCTGTTGGCGACGATGGTCCCGGCGCTGCTGATCGGCGTGCCGCTCGGGGTGCTGTGTTTTCGTTCATCCCGTTTGCAAACCCCGATCTTCTCCACGTTGAACATTATCCAGACCGTGCCGTCAATTGCCCTGTTCGGCCTGCTGATCGCGCCGTTGGCCGGATTGGCGAAGGCGGTGCCCTGGCTGGCGGAACACGGCGTCAGCGGTATTGGCATGGCGCCGGCGATAGTCGCCCTGGTGTTGTACGCCCTGTTGCCGCTGGTGCGCAGCGTGGTGGCCGGGTTACAGAGCGTGCCCGCCAGCGTGATCGAATCTGCCAGCGGTATGGGGCTGACGCGCGGCCAGATTTTCTTTCGCGTCCAGCTGCCGTTGGCCTTGCCGCTGTTTCTGACCGGCGTGCGCATTCTGGCGGTGCAGACCGTCGGCATGGCGGTGGTGGCCGCGTTGATCGGTGCCGGAGGTTTTGGCGCCATCGTCTTCCAGGGCCTGCTGAGCAGCGCGCTGGATCTGGTGCTGCTGGGCGTGATCCCGGTGATCGTGATGGCGGTAATCGTCGATTCGCTGTTTAAATTTATGGTTTCAATTTTGGAAGTGTCACGCCGATGATTCAGTTTAATCAGGTCAGCAAGATTTTTCAGGGCAAGCCGGCGGTGGACGATCTGACGCTGCAGATTGCCAAGGGTGAATTTGCCGTACTGATCGGCACCTCAGGCTCCGGTAAATCCACCACATTAAAAATGATCAACCGGCTGATCGAGCACGATCAGGGCAAAATTTACTTTGCCGATGAAGAGATCCAAAAATTCAAACCGCAGGATCTGCGGCGCCGTATGGGCTATGCCATTCAGTCGATAGGCCTGTTTCCGCACTGGACGGTGGAGGAGAACATCGCCACCGTACCGCAATTGCTGAAATGGCCGCGGGCGCGTATTCGCGATCGGGTGACCGAACTGCTGGAGCTGCTGCACCTGGAGCCGGAACTGTTCCGACACCGTTATCCGCACCAGCTTTCCGGTGGGCAACAGCAACGGGTGGGGGTGGCGCGCGCGTTGGCAGCCGATCCGGAAGTTTTGTTGATGGACGAACCCTTTGGCGCTCTCGATCCGGTAACGCGCACTGCGCTACAGACGGAGATTGCGCGTATTCATCATCTCTCCGGGCGCACCATCGTACTGGTGACGCATGACATTGAGGAAGCGCTGGCATTGGCCGATCGCATCGTGTTGCTCGACCAGGGCCGCATTGTGCAGCAGGGTACGCCGCTGGAGCTGTTGACCGCGCCGGCCAACGATTTTGTGCGCGATTTCTTTGGCCGAAGCGATCGCGGCATCAAACTGCTGTCTTTAGGCACGGTAGCGGAACGGGTGCGTCCTGGCCATGCGGAGGGCGAGCCGATCGCCGCCGCCATGAACCTGCGTGAGGCGTTGTCGGTGTTTGTGGCGCGCGGCAGCGAATGCCTGCCGGTGGTGGGGGAGCAAGGAGAGGCACTCGGCGTGCTGCATTTCAACGACCTGATCGCTCAAAAGGCGCTGTCATGAGTGCGCCTAAAGCCCGGCGTTGGCTGCGCGATCCGCTGCCCTGGACCTTTGCCCTGCTGCTGGCGCTGGTGTTTGGCATGAATCATTTGCAGGGGGTGTTTGCCGCCTGGTTCCCTGAGCTGGAACGGCCGGTGTATCAGCAAGACAGTTTTATCTCGCTGGTGTGGGCGCATCTGTTGCTGGTCGCGGTCTCCAGTCTGATCGCCGTGGTGATTGGCGTAGCGGCCGGGATCGGCGTGACGCGCCCTGCCGGCAAGGCGTTCCGTTCGCTGGTGGAAACCGTGGTGGCGGTCGGCCAGACTTTTCCGCCCGTGGCGGTGCTGGCGGTGGCGGTACCCGTGATGGGCTTTAGCGAACAGCCGGCGATCATCGCACTGGTGCTGTACGGTTTGCTGCCGATCTTGCAGGGCACGCTGACGGGCATTGAATCGGTACCCAGCGCTACCCGTGAGGTTGCGCAGGGGGTAGGAATGAGCGCCAGGCAAATTCTGTGGCGCGTCGAACTGCCGCTGGCGGCGCCGGTGATTGTTGCCGGTATTCGGACCTCGGTGATCATCAATATCGGCACCGCGGCGATCGCTTCCACCGTCGGTACCAAAACGCTCGGTTCGCCGATTATCATTGGCCTGAGCGGTTTTAATACCGCCTATGTGATCCAGGGCGCGGTGGTAGTGGCGCTGCTGGCCATCATCATCGATATGCTGTTTGAGCGCTGGGTGCGCCATCTCACCGCCTGGCGTCAGCAGACGCAGGTGGCTTCTTCTGCGGGGTAAGGGAATAGGATGCAAGTATCTTTGCCGATGTACGGCGTGACCCATCAGCCGGCCGAATCTTTCTGGCGAGTCCTGCGCGGCAAATTGCTGCAGTTGGGATTGCCGCTAGCCCCTGAACAGCTCGTCTGGCCGCACGACCTGGCTCAGCACTGGCTACAGGATAATTTATTGCTCAGCCAAACCTGCGGCTATCCGCTGGTCAGCAGCCTGCCGCAGGTGCAGCTGATCGGGACTTATCACTACCGCGTCGAGGGGTGTGAAGGCGCCTATTACAGCAGTTGGTTGGTGGTGCGCGCCGACGACCCAGGCGAGCGGCTGGCCGATTTTCGCGGCCGGACTGCGGCTTACAACAGCACCGACTCTCAGTCAGGGCATAACAGCTTGCGTGCGCTGATTGCGCCCTTGGCGCAGAACGGCAGATTCTTCGGCGCAGCCGTCGCCTCCGGAGCGCATTATCAGTCGCTCAGGTTAATCCAAAACCGACAGGCCGACATTGCCGCCGTCGATTGTGTCAGCCTGGAACTGTTGAAACGGACGCAGCCAGAGGCGTTGGCCGGGCTGAAAATTATTGGGCGAACGGCCAGCGTTCCGGGGCTGCCCTTGATTACCTCGTCCCAGACCCCACCGGAACAGTTGGAAATACTGCGCGCCGGGGCGAAGGCGATGCTGGGCGAAGCGGTAAGCGATAACCTGCTGATCGGCGATTTCAGCCTGGTGCCGCGTTCGGCATACCAAATAATCACCGAGCTGGAGCAGCAGGCCGCCGCCCATGGGGTGACGGCGCTGTGAGCTTATGACTGGCTCGTGTTCAGGCGGCGCTAAATAATGATGCCTGCGACAGCACGCAGAAAGTCGCACCAACGGTTGGCGAAAGAAGAGAAGGGGAATTGCTGCTGAAATGGATAAATGAGGCGGTTACCGCGCCCTTTGCAGATACCGGTGCGCGTCGGGCGACTGCAGCGTTTTTTTACAACAACGCTGCCAGCGCGGGACGCATCACTTGGCCTGAATGCTCTCTGCCGGAGTGGCAGTGGCGGCGGCTTCGTGTGACGTGGCGGTCTCTTCTAGCGGCGTGGTGGAACGGGTGTACATATTCAGCCCGGCCAGGAATACGCCGCCGAGTGAACCAAAGGCACACAGAAAGATAACGATAATGAACGATTTTTTCAGCATGGAGATGATTTCGCAGGTTGCCAGGAACAACGGGAATTATAGACGCTTCGTAATATGAAACAAGAATCGTTTTAATACCCGTCGTCTTTCAAGCGGCAGTGTTTAAATCTATTTCCGGTGGATTTGTCACTCCAGCCACTGTAGGGGGCGAATACATTCGCCCCGATTAATTCAGGCGCAGCGTGCAGCGCCCCTACCTTTCCCTGCTTACGCGACTGACCGGGCGAGCAAAAAGGAACTTGCCCAACGTCACCAGCACCACCGCCGCAACGATAATCACCAGCGCTGCCCATTCACGCGGTGCCAGCGATTCGCCGGCAAAACCGATACCGAGCAGCACAGCCACCACCGGATTGACATAGGCATAACTGGTGGCTACCGCCGGACGCACGTTTTTCAGCAAAAACATATAGGCGCTAATGGCCAACATCGAGCCGAAGATAATCAGGTATCCCAGCGCAAAGAAGCCTTTGGCGCTGGGCATCTGCGTCAGGCGTTCGCCGCTGAGCTGGCTGACAACCAGCAGCACCACGCCGGCGACCAGCATTTCCGCCGCGCCCGCCATCGGCCCGGCCGGTAGCGAAATACGCGATCCCAGCACCGAGCCAAAGGCCCAACTGGCGGAAGCCAGCAGGATCAGCAACGCGCCGGTAGGGTTGCCAACCAGGTTATTGCCGGTATTGAGCAATACGATCCCCACCAGGCCCAATGCGATACCTGCCCACTCCAGCTTGGTATTGCGCATGCCCCAAAACAGGCTGAAGCACAGCGTGAACAGCGGTACCGTAGCGACCATTACGGCGGCAATGCCGGAAGGCACGTGCTGGTGTTCCGCCACGGTCACCAGACCGTTACCCACCGCGAGTAACAAGATACCGATAGTGCCGGCGGCCAGCCACTGCTTGGGGGTAGGCAACGTATGGCCGCGCAGCGCCAAAAAGCTGAACAGGACAATGCCGGCGACCAAAAAACGGATCCC contains:
- a CDS encoding ABC transporter permease; amino-acid sequence: MAVKNRVLLTLLVLLLLAAFGLPFLSYAPNRLLSGKSISLISLLHGPALWLLAPLLVLAVLSLLAPLRRNAFLTALAGSALLALIFWLSGHAAQQLAQEGSKLARTSWGSGCWLMLALSLLMAAGAITRITSSHLWRMLGNLLVIVPALALLFGHQLDQLSLLKEYYNRQDVFDAALLQHLTILLATMVPALLIGVPLGVLCFRSSRLQTPIFSTLNIIQTVPSIALFGLLIAPLAGLAKAVPWLAEHGVSGIGMAPAIVALVLYALLPLVRSVVAGLQSVPASVIESASGMGLTRGQIFFRVQLPLALPLFLTGVRILAVQTVGMAVVAALIGAGGFGAIVFQGLLSSALDLVLLGVIPVIVMAVIVDSLFKFMVSILEVSRR
- a CDS encoding ABC transporter ATP-binding protein — protein: MIQFNQVSKIFQGKPAVDDLTLQIAKGEFAVLIGTSGSGKSTTLKMINRLIEHDQGKIYFADEEIQKFKPQDLRRRMGYAIQSIGLFPHWTVEENIATVPQLLKWPRARIRDRVTELLELLHLEPELFRHRYPHQLSGGQQQRVGVARALAADPEVLLMDEPFGALDPVTRTALQTEIARIHHLSGRTIVLVTHDIEEALALADRIVLLDQGRIVQQGTPLELLTAPANDFVRDFFGRSDRGIKLLSLGTVAERVRPGHAEGEPIAAAMNLREALSVFVARGSECLPVVGEQGEALGVLHFNDLIAQKALS
- a CDS encoding phosphate/phosphite/phosphonate ABC transporter substrate-binding protein; protein product: MQVSLPMYGVTHQPAESFWRVLRGKLLQLGLPLAPEQLVWPHDLAQHWLQDNLLLSQTCGYPLVSSLPQVQLIGTYHYRVEGCEGAYYSSWLVVRADDPGERLADFRGRTAAYNSTDSQSGHNSLRALIAPLAQNGRFFGAAVASGAHYQSLRLIQNRQADIAAVDCVSLELLKRTQPEALAGLKIIGRTASVPGLPLITSSQTPPEQLEILRAGAKAMLGEAVSDNLLIGDFSLVPRSAYQIITELEQQAAAHGVTAL
- a CDS encoding ABC transporter permease, with protein sequence MSAPKARRWLRDPLPWTFALLLALVFGMNHLQGVFAAWFPELERPVYQQDSFISLVWAHLLLVAVSSLIAVVIGVAAGIGVTRPAGKAFRSLVETVVAVGQTFPPVAVLAVAVPVMGFSEQPAIIALVLYGLLPILQGTLTGIESVPSATREVAQGVGMSARQILWRVELPLAAPVIVAGIRTSVIINIGTAAIASTVGTKTLGSPIIIGLSGFNTAYVIQGAVVVALLAIIIDMLFERWVRHLTAWRQQTQVASSAG
- the yedA gene encoding drug/metabolite exporter YedA: MLSQSSRNVLPLIGALFTLYIVWGSTYFVIRLGVESWPPLMMAGIRFLVAGIVLFSFLALRGHTLPTPKQWLAAGTIGILLLAVGNGLVTVAEHQHVPSGIAAVMVATVPLFTLCFSLFWGMRNTKLEWAGIALGLVGIVLLNTGNNLVGNPTGALLILLASASWAFGSVLGSRISLPAGPMAGAAEMLVAGVVLLVVSQLSGERLTQMPSAKGFFALGYLIIFGSMLAISAYMFLLKNVRPAVATSYAYVNPVVAVLLGIGFAGESLAPREWAALVIIVAAVVLVTLGKFLFARPVSRVSRER